One genomic segment of Naumovozyma castellii chromosome 7, complete genome includes these proteins:
- the CYT1 gene encoding ubiquinol--cytochrome-c reductase catalytic subunit CYT1 (ancestral locus Anc_5.666), with product MFTNIARNASRRAFSWTAATAPLKSSNTQRFLTTGAILTGLTASSLLYADSLTADAMTAAEHGLHPPSYAWSHNGPLETFDHASIRRGYQVYREVCAACHSLDRVAWRTMVGVSHTVDEVKEMAAEFEYDDEPDEQGNPKKRAGKLADYIPAPYPNEQAARAANQGALPPDLSLIVKARHGGPDYLFALLTGYPEDPPEGVVLPPGSNYNPYFPGGAIAMARVLFDDLVEYEDGTPATTSQMAKDVTTFLQWAAEPEHDERKRLGLKAILILSSLYLLSVWVKKFKWAGIKTRKFVYNPPTKKPQFKTPTFPPKKN from the coding sequence ATGTTCACTAACATCGCAAGGAACGCATCCAGGAGAGCCTTCTCCTGGACAGCAGCTACCGCTCCCTTGAAATCCTCCAACACACAAAGGTTCCTCACCACGGGGGCCATCCTAACAGGTTTAACCGCTTCCTCACTACTATATGCAGATTCATTGACCGCAGACGCAATGACTGCTGCCGAGCATGGTCTTCATCCACCTTCCTATGCCTGGTCACATAATGGACCCCTCGAAACTTTCGATCATGCATCTATAAGAAGAGGGTACCAAGTCTATAGAGAAGTATGTGCTGCATGTCATTCATTAGATAGAGTCGCATGGAGAACCATGGTAGGTGTATCACATACCGTCGATGAAGTCAAAGAAATGGCTGCAGAATTCGAATACGATGATGAACCAGATGAACAGGGGAACCCCAAGAAGAGAGCAGGAAAATTGGCTGATTATATCCCCGCACCATATCCAAATGAACAAGCCGCTAGAGCAGCTAATCAAGGTGCCCTACCACCTGATTTATCCTTGATCGTCAAGGCAAGACACGGTGGACCAGATTATTTATTCGCCTTGTTGACAGGATACCCTGAAGATCCACCAGAAGGTGTTGTGCTACCACCTGGTTCCAATTATAATCCTTATTTCCCCGGTGGTGCCATCGCTATGGCAAGAGTCCTTTTCGATGATTTGGTCGAGTATGAAGATGGAACCCCGGCAACAACTTCACAAATGGCAAAGGATGTTACCACATTCTTACAATGGGCCGCAGAACCGGAACATGATGAGAGGAAAAGATTGGGGTTGAAGGCAATCTTGATCTTATCATCCTTGTATTTATTATCCGTATGGgtcaagaaatttaaatggGCGGGCATTAAGACTAGAAAATTCGTTTACAATCCACCAACAAAGAAACCACAATTTAAAACACCAACTTTCccaccaaagaagaattga
- the NCAS0G00480 gene encoding uncharacterized protein (ancestral locus Anc_5.663), which produces MTSLDDTIISPKNLMLLDNVTNYTKEAIDYFNYDFKPSHYLQGVPLSCSLLAKMSKHNLLRLPSCSMEEPIDYSIYLTRLHNALWRRWSINQFNLHDRKCNPLQLDWNKETDMTVLYGPDLAGFIASDQTPGSLMNQKTILASYTPTIGDKFEDILEVQELEVRSDDEGSQSDMGLEYASSWDSTTSSIFDDDDNDDYYDSEMLEAEVKSATTIQERRKRKVLFDNTVLRRDIDSRGYFLESHTIINDIPMQEELSVNYKDHTHKKHRHHHNHHHHHHHHHHEQQQEELLTNNTIIHY; this is translated from the coding sequence ATGACTAGCCTGGACGACACAATCATCTCTCCTAAGAATTTAATGTTACTGGATAACGTGACCAACTACACAAAGGAAGCCATAGATTACTTCAATTACGATTTCAAACCATCGCATTACCTCCAGGGAGTGCCCCTCTCTTGCTCTCTACTGGCAAAGATGAGCAAACACAACTTGCTACGTCTCCCCAGTTGTTCCATGGAGGAACCCATAGattattccatttatttAACACGTCTTCATAATGCCCTATGGAGACGGTGGTCCATAAATCAATTCAATTTGCATGATCGTAAATGCAACCCCTTGCAATTGGATTGGAACAAAGAAACTGATATGACAGTGTTGTATGGTCCGGATTTGGCTGGTTTCATCGCCTCAGACCAAACACCAGGttcattaatgaatcaAAAGACGATATTGGCTTCGTATACACCAACAATTGGTGACAAGtttgaagatattttgGAAGTACAAGAGTTAGAAGTACGGTCCGATGATGAAGGGTCACAATCGGATATGGGTTTGGAGTATGCTTCTTCTTGGGACTCCACAACTTCTTCCatctttgatgatgatgataatgatgattattATGATAGTGAAATGCTGGAGGCTGAAGTGAAGAGTGCAACAACGATACAGGAGCGTAGGAAGAGGAAGGttctttttgataataCCGTCTTGAGAAGAGATATCGACTCAAGAGGTTACTTCTTAGAATCACATACAATAATTAATGACATACCGATGCAAGAAGAACTCAGTGTCAATTATAAAGATCATACGCATAAAAAACATCGTCATCACCATAatcaccaccaccaccaccaccatcaccatcacgaacaacaacaagaagaacttTTAACGAATAACACCATCATACATTATTAA
- the NCAS0G00490 gene encoding casein kinase II subunit alpha/alpha' (ancestral locus Anc_5.662) produces MRSQLGADVLLPSTTLNRKSNRIYSIAKVYASECERRPQQYWDYEQCCEIDWGTLTDYEIINKIGRGKYSEVFRGKHILNDVSCVIKVLKPVKLRKIHRELKILWNLTGGPNIVELLDVVHDEKTRVPAFIFEDVKNVDFRELYPTFKLSDVQYYFKQLLIALNYAHSMGIMHRDVKPQNVMIDPVQRKLRLIDWGLAEFYHPGVDYNVRVASRYHKGPELLTDLNQYDYSLDMWSVGCMIAAIIFKKEPFFKGGSNPDQLVKIAKVLGTKQLINYLARYGLHLPSEHDNLIRTWARKPWSHFISIETPLATPEAVDLVDNLLRYDHQERLTAEEAMNHQFFQMSLE; encoded by the coding sequence ATGAGGAGCCAACTAGGTGCTGATGTTTTATTACCCTCGACCACATTAAACCGTAAATCAAACAGAATTTATTCCATAGCTAAAGTTTACGCGAGTGAATGTGAAAGGCGACCACAACAATATTGGGATTATGAACAATGCTGTGAGATTGATTGGGGGACTTTGACTGACTACGAAATTATAAATAAGATTGGTAGGGGTAAATACTCCGAAGTCTTCCGAGGGAAACACATCTTGAATGATGTATCTTGTGTCATAAAAGTTTTGAAGCCTGTCAAACTGAGGAAGATTCAtagagaattgaaaatattatggAATCTTACTGGGGGGCCCAATATTGtagaattattagatgtGGTTCATGATGAAAAAACAAGGGTTCCTGCTTTCATATTTGAAGATGTAAAGAATGTGGATTTTAGAGAACTGTATCCCACGTTTAAATTATCAGATGtacaatattattttaaacAACTATTAATTGCATTAAATTATGCTCATTCCATGGGTATTATGCATCGTGATGTCAAGCCACAAAATGTTATGATTGATCCTGTGCAACGGAAACTTCGATTAATTGATTGGGGGCTTGCTGAATTTTATCATCCAGGTGTTGATTATAATGTTCGTGTTGCATCACGTTATCATAAGGGACCGGAATTATTGACTGATTTAAATCAATATGATTACTCGCTAGATATGTGGAGTGTTGGTTGTATGATTGCTGCTATTATCTTTAAGAAGGAACCGTTCTTTAAAGGCGGATCGAATCCAGATCAATTGGTGAAGATTGCTAAAGTATTGGGTACTAAGcaattgataaattatttagCTAGATATGGATTACATTTACCCAGTGAACatgataatttaataagaACATGGGCAAGGAAACCATGGTCACATTTCATCTCAATTGAAACACCGTTGGCCACACCTGAAGCGGTGGATCTAGTAGATAATTTATTGCGGTATGATCACCAGGAAAGGTTAACTGCGGAGGAGGCGATGAATCATCAATTCTTCCAGATGAGTTTGGAATAG
- the SLD7 gene encoding Sld7p (ancestral locus Anc_5.661): protein MLEKVQVLRIGLGLKHNGIKLRDVQLWRDEQTMNNGNQGEKEITLKGEFISYIDLRKVPLWLMLPATMKEKNFCFTNSTTTLAYFNSKLRYRHRGIIIELADGNGDDKFIVMYKDQNNVRWFCFNIKLKENIDAQIREKYKLNDDGDDKKKGIDTAIRQSQESKLNIRRNADSIKKKVHFNEVVTKLILGGLRLRGVPNTNSGFHKLYKMTFQATEFAHRDDHDTVPFEELQETVETLLKLFTKS from the coding sequence ATGTTAGAAAAGGTACAAGTCCTTAGAATAGGTTTGGGACTCAAGCATAATGGAATCAAATTGAGAGATGTTCAACTTTGGCGAGATGAACAAACAATGAACAATGGCAACCAGGGCGAGAAAGAAATTACTTTAAAGGGTGAGTTCATCAGCTATATTGATTTAAGGAAAGTACCACTTTGGCTCATGCTCCCTGCTACCATGAAGGAGAAGAATTTTTGCTTTACTAATAGCACAACAACATTGGcatatttcaattctaaaTTAAGATACCGCCATCGTGGTATCATTATTGAACTTGCAGATGGGAACGGcgatgataaatttatagTGATGTACAAGGATCAAAACAACGTTCGATGGTTTTGTTTCAACATTAAGCTTAAAGAGAATATCGATGCCCAAATACGAGAGAAATACAAGTTAAATGACGATGGCGATGATAAGAAAAAGGGTATAGATACTGCTATTCGTCAATCACAGGAAAGTAAATTGAACATAAGGAGAAATGCAGATTCcataaagaagaaagtgcATTTCAATGAAGTGGTGACCAAATTGATTCTTGGTGGACTAAGACTGAGAGGTGTCCCAAATACAAACTCTGGGTTCCATAAATTATACAAGATGACTTTTCAAGCCACAGAGTTTGCTCACAGAGACGACCATGATACGGTTCCCTTTGAAGAGCTACAAGAAACTGTGGAAACGTTGTTAAAGTTGTTCACCAAGTCTTAA
- the LPL1 gene encoding putative hydrolase (ancestral locus Anc_5.660): MSSSAERPLVSNQKDAHLFILLHGLWGNYKHMESLKETLKNSIQDDTDRLPLVFFSPRQNAMFKTFDGVEVVGYRALIEIIQFIQLHPEFKFTKLSILGYSMGGLIARFLIGVMFDKNNDEDEMKVFKGMEPQLFITFATPHLGIHFYNPLNNMLRTFLNPMLTLIGSNIIGVSGREMFIMRNTELVELSSGKYLDALSKFKWRIVFANVKNDRTVAFYTSFITDCDPFIDTGNDIKYNFEENIPGENYTNILPRIVDLERLDKSVNAPLRQQEKVVKHTVSMVSFLILASILVFPLALILNICGTIYSYAATCRYRKLISQGKISGVIKEKLASNESSRMRDDLKDYVSDVYGSVFEDSIQNATDNDINASKMDSSVENDSSWNDFIDKYSNIGQGHWKQNFHKLPFDNHRETILRNLSSLSWIRVPMYIKAVNAHGSLVARRGLDESTPKTSLACLEFAGQLLNYLLDH; the protein is encoded by the coding sequence ATGTCTTCTTCAGCAGAGAGACCATTGGTTTCTAACCAAAAGGACGCGCACCTTTTCATCCTATTGCATGGACTTTGGGGTAATTACAAACATATGGAATCTCTCAAAGAGACATTAAAGAATAGCATTCAAGATGATACCGACCGTTTACCActtgttttcttttcgCCTAGACAAAATGCTATGTTTAAGACATTTGATGGTGTGGAGGTAGTGGGGTATCGTGCCCTAATTGAAATAATCCAATTTATCCAGCTACATCCTGAATTCAAGTTTACTAAGTTGAGTATATTGGGCTATTCAATGGGTGGTCTCATTGCTAGGTTTTTAATAGGTGTCATGTTTGATAAAAAcaacgatgaagatgaaatgaaAGTTTTTAAGGGGATGGAACCTCAATTATTTATCACATTTGCTACACCTCATTTAGGCATCCATTTTTATAACCCATTGAATAATATGTTAAGGACATTTTTGAATCCAATGTTGACGTTGATTGGATCTAACATTATCGGTGTCAGTGGAAGGGAAATGTTCATAATGAGGAACACAGAACTGGTAGAATTAAGTTCAGggaaatatttggatgCACTAAGCAAATTTAAATGGCGTATAGTATTTGCTAATGTGAAGAATGACAGAACGGTGGCATTCTATACTTCGTTTATTACTGATTGTGATCCATTTATTGACACTGGGAATGATATcaaatataattttgaagaaaacatTCCGGGTGAAAATTATACAAATATTCTTCCAAGAATCGTGGATTTGGAAAGATTGGATAAATCTGTTAATGCTCCTTTAAGACAACAGGAAAAAGTGGTGAAACATACGGTGTCTATGGTGTCATTTCTCATTTTGGCGTCCATTTTAGTTTTCCCCTTGGCGTTAATATTAAACATTTGTGGGACGATATATAGTTATGCTGCTACGTGTAGGTATCGTAAATTGATATCACAAGGGAAAATATCAGGTGTGATTAAGGAGAAATTAGCATCAAATGAATCTAGTAGAATGAGAGATGATTTAAAGGATTATGTATCGGATGTTTATGGCTCTGTATTTGAAGACTCAATTCAGAATGCTACTGATAATGATATAAATGCATCCAAAATGGACAGTTCTGTGGAGAATGATTCATCATGGAACGATTTTATTGATAAATACTCAAATATTGGTCAAGGTCATTGGAAACAGAACTTTCATAAGTTACCATTTGATAATCATAGGGAAACTATTTTAAGAAACCTTTCCAGTTTATCATGGATACGGGTGCCAATGTATATTAAAGCTGTGAATGCACATGGAAGTTTGGTTGCCAGACGAGGTTTAGACGAGAGTACACCAAAGACGAGTTTGGCCTGTTTGGAATTTGCTGGtcaattattaaattatttattagatCATTAA
- the AIM29 gene encoding Aim29p (ancestral locus Anc_5.659), with amino-acid sequence MSTTNIDYDLEEPLTSNARPLSNVTLTIRVIKSFPYRNVKNLILQDYNLQTKTGYDLLQDVLQHIKTDGSFRPFRNVNFDTMKIYTHAHGSKTVNLVINFDHDDDDWVLDVQSKDGKKLCEYDIENETEISLYNHDDYVEFKKNPTEKWL; translated from the coding sequence ATGTCCACTACCAATATCGACTATGATTTAGAGGAACCTTTGACCTCCAATGCAAGACCATTGTCCAACGTTACCCTTACCATAAGAGTTATCAAATCATTCCCATATAGAAAtgtgaagaatttgattctTCAAGATTACAATTTGCAGACAAAGACAGGCTATGATTTATTACAAGATGTGTTACAACATATCAAGACGGATGGATCCTTTAGACCATTCCGTAACGTTAACTTCGATACAATGAAAATTTACACACATGCTCATGGGTCTAAGACTGTGAATTTAGTTATAAATTTCGATCACGATGATGACGATTGGGTTCTTGACGTTCAATCTAAGGATGGGAAGAAGCTTTGTGAGTAtgacattgaaaatgaaactgaaatttcattatataatCATGATGATTATGTggaattcaagaaaaacCCAACTGAGAAATGGTTATGA
- the ASE1 gene encoding Ase1p (ancestral locus Anc_5.658), whose amino-acid sequence MNDESSTTTALLLKSTTEPQDSQSVNSSTDMKTNNSSVGSDTMTPLKNKFIISSVTNTSQITSPSKDYMALTPIRLKELDSPLKGISLREEEPNPNGFKLDGIYREKFNLIGKQLQKLLENLNVVYQNIGYSNSEIIHKEKLIFNALSDSIKTFYDEAELEMENLSKNNDNEQEILNRILVILQDPSGINTIPDLYIRNAILIQESKTVPLSPKKPLSLLGMKNSLIQARKYIYNKYIPQLVCLLQNSLTLQKYISVNDNVRTEQNHNTEEFFQIPSIERLENIESKLTSSVNDFEKVSQIIRQNKEYLLENKYFEIVSENKTNEISLLIIRHKKEYKNKLRKIKEITENIYQIVNELFEEVDPQTKQLTFDYMNLENDNFEKLLPVKDTLIGKLEKILQQYQLNYNERNNEKNRLLEKCQQLWSKLKIPQSYIDTFMSKNINLSRTTLTNIMNELDKLQVMKKKLIKNLIEDAWQKIEEIWTTLQLSNEEKNEFIVIFQKMKQQSNSLQDDEILLERCEEEIKDLEAKLKIYAPVLNLIKEFQSLQADKIFLENSSKDSSRLLSRNSHKILLKEERTRKRVTRHFPRVIRDLKMKLNEAEEMFAKPFQINGEALSKVIEREEQELVKKYPRSRVANNGTSIRSSVRKELPKRNPSPYKIQKKNDKMNSLPMHSKFSEITVDHRYTQKTPNGKNPTRVTSDPTNSSSTRSIQGSRISSTQQLGQTRLLPPTNISKRQLAETPKLTRSITYSGLSSSPMLDYKSTAVLSNTIRPTRLFPIDLNKKSHIPQLTKSKSNLTEASTILPLEKENINMNMNNNIIVEATPGRMELNSRFSSPYKEPDHSIYKLSLSPEGKFRLNVQQTDLDNPFEDTSIMDDEETDKCFQDWKTEQLAKLNDRV is encoded by the coding sequence ATGAACGATGAATCCTCTACCACAACTGCCCTTCTACTGAAAAGCACAACTGAACCCCAGGATTCTCAATCGGTGAATTCTAGCACAGATATGAAAACAAATAACAGTAGCGTGGGATCAGATACCATGACGCCtcttaaaaataaatttatcatatCTTCCGTCACTAATACCTCGCAAATTACGAGCCCCAGTAAAGATTATATGGCGTTGACTCCCATAAGattaaaagaattggaTTCTCCATTAAAGGGAATTTCATTAAGGGAAGAAGAACCAAATCCAAATGGCTTTAAACTTGATGGTATCTATAGAGagaaattcaatttaattGGTAAGCAACTGCAGAAGTTACTGGAGAATTTGAATGTAgtttatcaaaatattggtTATTCCAACTCTGAAATTATTCATAAAGAAAAACTGATATTTAATGCACTTTCAGATTCAATAAAGACTTTCTATGATGAGGCTGAATTGGAGATGGAGAATTTGTCCAAaaacaatgataatgaacaagaaattttaaataGAATATTGGTAATACTACAGGACCCAAGCGGAATCAATACAATACCGGACTTATACATCAGGAACGCCATTCTGATACAAGAGAGTAAGACGGTCCCATTGTCTCCCAAGAAACCACTGTCTTTATTGGGAATGAAGAATTCCCTAATTCAAGCACggaaatatatatacaacAAATACATCCCTCAGCTGGTCTGCCTCCTGCAAAATTCATTAACATtacaaaaatatatttctgTTAATGATAATGTGAGGACAGAGCAAAATCATAATACAGAAGAGTTTTTTCAGATTCCTTCCATTGAAAGACTAGAAAATATCGAATCCAAATTGACTTCATCAgttaatgattttgaaaaagtttctcaaataatacgacaaaataaagaatatctACTtgaaaacaaatattttgaaattgtttcggaaaacaaaacaaatgaaatttctttattgattATTAGACATAAAAAGGAATATAAGAATAAACTACGAAAAATAAAGGAAATaacagaaaatatatatcaGATAGTTAATGagttatttgaagaagttgatcCACAAACTAAGCAATTGACCTTTGATTATATGAATCTAGAGaatgataattttgaaaaacttCTCCCTGTAAAAGACACGCTTATAGGgaaattagaaaaaatattgcaACAGTATCAACTAAATTATAACGAAAGAAACAATGAGAAAAACAGACTTTTAGAGAAATGTCAACAGCTTTGGtcaaaattaaaaattcCCCAATCGTACATTGATACATTCATGTCGAAGAATATCAATCTTTCCAGAACAACTTTAACTAATATTATGAATGAATTAGATAAATTACAAGtcatgaagaaaaaattaattaaaaatttgattGAAGATGCATGgcaaaaaattgaagaaatatggaCGACGTTACAGTtatcaaatgaagaaaaaaatgaatttattgtgatcttccaaaaaatgaaacaacaatCTAACTCTCTTCAAGACGATGAAATTTTGCTAGAAAGGtgtgaagaagaaattaaggACTTAGAAGCAAAACTGAAAATATATGCTCCagttttaaatttaataaaggaATTTCAATCCTTACAAGCTGATAAAATTTTCTTAGAGAATAGTTCAAAGGATTCATCCAGATTACTATCTAGGAACTCCCATAAAATTTTGTtaaaagaggaaagaacaagaaagagAGTTACCAGACATTTTCCAAGAGTCATTCGTgatttaaagatgaaattaaatgaagCAGAAGAGATGTTTGCTAAGccatttcaaataaatggAGAAGCGTTGTCTAAAGTTATTGAACGTgaggaacaagaattaGTCAAGAAATATCCACGAAGTCGGGTGGCTAATAATGGAACTTCTATTAGATCAAGCGTTCGTAAGGAGCTCCCGAAGAGAAATCCATCACCTTATAAAATtcagaaaaaaaatgacAAGATGAATTCCCTTCCAATGCATTCCAAATTCTCGGAAATTACCGTTGATCATCGTTATACGCAGAAGACACCCAATGGAAAGAATCCAACCAGAGTAACGAGTGATCCcacaaattcttcttccacTCGTTCGATTCAAGGATCAAGAATATCATCAACTCAACAATTAGGGCAAACAAGATTATTACCACCCACAAATATAAGTAAAAGACAACTAGCAGAAACTCCAAAACTAACAAGATCAATCACATATTCTGGTCTTTCCTCTTCTCCGATGTTAGATTACAAATCTACTGCGGTACTCTCCAATACTATTCGTCCAACGAGATTATTCCCAATTgatttaaacaaaaaaagTCATATCCCTCAGTTAACCAAATCGAAGTCTAACCTGACTGAAGCTTCAACAATTCTCCCtcttgaaaaagaaaatattaacaTGAACATgaacaataatattataGTAGAAGCAACACCAGGGAGAATGGAGTTAAATTCAAGATTTAGTAGTCCCTACAAGGAGCCAGACCATAGCATTTACAAACTGTCGCTGTCCCCAGAAGGTAAGTTTAGACTGAACGTTCAACAAACTGACTTGGACAACCCATTTGAAGACACTAGTATTatggatgatgaggaaACTGATAAGTGTTTCCAAGACTGGAAAACAGAGCAATTAGCCAAATTAAATGATCGAGTTTGA
- the NCAS0G00540 gene encoding uncharacterized protein, with translation MQFTILTLLLTLFVSSLVRANDPDLDQSILDAEMNILLSDFTNNEISYVSYIYMNAPSLGAMLYSYQEIYETNKQATYTDINLSEFSAMVQPMPMYTVRVSEQLEQAVASVERTYVSPFSLPTAYTTTVVEGASTVSEVISFISTNVNGLPATQTTTSTIPPPFSLPSAYTTTIADGASTVSEVISFISTNMNGLPATQTTTSVIPPAYSQPAVYNTTFVYENTTVTGLISFSPKIGASGQTITATATSLFPVLRMRTVTTTVWEPFTSTMFTTDSPMTINSTVWITTTIKNTVDEPVTLRI, from the coding sequence ATGCAATTTACAATCCTAACATTGTTGCTAACCCTCTTTGTTTCTAGCTTGGTTAGGGCTAATGATCCAGATTTAGACCAGTCAATACTTGATGCTGAAATGAATATCTTGTTGAGTGATTTCaccaataatgaaatatccTACGTTTcttatatttatatgaaTGCCCCATCACTTGGTGCAATGTTATACAGTTACCaagaaatatatgaaaCCAACAAACAAGCAACATATACTGATATTAATTTATCGGAATTTTCTGCAATGGTTCAACCAATGCCAATGTACACCGTGAGAGTAAGTGAGCAATTAGAACAAGCTGTGGCAAGTGTTGAACGTACTTATGTGTCACCCTTTTCTTTACCAACTGCATACACCACTACAGTTGTTGAGGGTGCTTCTACTGTTTCTGAAgttatttcttttatttccACAAATGTTAACGGATTACCAGCTACACAAACTACTACTTCCACTATTCCAccaccattttctttacCATCAGCATACACCACAACTATTGCTGATGGTGCTTCTACTGTTTCTGAAGTTATCTCTTTTATTTCCACAAATATGAACGGATTACCAGCCACTCAGACTACCACCTCTGTTATTCCACCAGCATACTCACAACCTGCTGTCTATAACACCACATTCGTTTATGAAAATACCACTGTCACAGGTCTTATTTCCTTCTCTCCAAAAATCGGTGCCAGTGGTCAGACAATAACCGCCACAGCAACATCATTATTTCCAGTGTTGAGGATGCGTACAGTTACCACCACCGTGTGGGAACCTTTCACCTCCACCATGTTTACCACGGATTCTCCAATGACGATTAATTCTACTGTATGGATCACTACGACAATTAAAAATACCGTTGATGAACCAGTAACCCTCCGCATCTAA